Proteins encoded together in one Candidatus Baltobacteraceae bacterium window:
- a CDS encoding ATP-binding protein: protein MSMKTHNGKVHTPASFSLQLRIPPLPRYVRSARGALHAFGTYHHIAPRDLENLTFALGEALANAIEHAHTQNDIAVGFQIDDSAVVATVSDQGRGLADPPPSTADMPRELTETGRGFAIMQRCTDFFDVRSTPGEGTIVTMGRYRRR from the coding sequence ATGAGCATGAAAACCCACAACGGCAAAGTTCATACCCCAGCCTCCTTCAGCCTCCAACTGAGGATTCCGCCGTTACCGCGCTACGTTCGATCGGCGCGCGGCGCGCTTCACGCATTCGGTACGTACCACCACATCGCGCCGCGCGACCTCGAGAACTTGACGTTTGCCCTCGGCGAAGCGCTCGCAAATGCCATCGAGCACGCACACACGCAGAACGATATTGCGGTAGGTTTCCAAATCGACGACTCCGCGGTCGTCGCGACCGTGAGCGACCAGGGTCGCGGTTTGGCCGATCCGCCGCCCAGCACCGCCGACATGCCGCGGGAGCTGACCGAAACGGGGCGCGGCTTTGCGATCATGCAGCGCTGCACCGATTTCTTCGATGTGCGTTCGACCCCAGGCGAAGGGACGATCGTTACGATGGGCCGGTACCGCCGGCGTTGA